In the Chryseobacterium sp. MYb264 genome, one interval contains:
- a CDS encoding succinate dehydrogenase cytochrome b subunit, translated as MAGLTSSTIGRKYAMALSALFLLIFLILHLTTNLLSVLNRDAFNTASDFMGYNPFVQFLMQPVLGFAVIFHFIMGFVLEIKNNKARPVKYAANNASVNSSWMSRNMIVSGAVVLAFLALHLYDFWLHEITYKYVEGIAPDAERFWPELHEKFADLWRVAIYVIAFVLLGLHLAHGFQSSFQSIGARHPKYTPVIKAVGKWYSILIPAGFIFIAIFHFVTQ; from the coding sequence ATGGCAGGTTTAACGAGTTCTACGATAGGTAGAAAATATGCTATGGCATTATCAGCTCTATTTTTGCTGATTTTTCTTATACTGCATTTGACGACCAATTTGTTATCGGTTCTGAATCGTGATGCGTTCAATACAGCATCAGATTTCATGGGCTATAATCCTTTTGTGCAGTTCTTAATGCAGCCTGTTCTTGGTTTTGCAGTTATTTTCCATTTTATTATGGGATTTGTTCTGGAAATTAAGAACAACAAAGCGCGTCCTGTAAAGTACGCAGCAAACAACGCTTCCGTGAATTCTTCATGGATGTCCAGAAACATGATTGTTTCCGGTGCTGTTGTTTTGGCTTTCCTGGCGCTTCACTTGTATGATTTCTGGTTGCACGAGATCACGTACAAGTATGTAGAAGGAATCGCTCCTGATGCAGAACGTTTCTGGCCGGAACTTCACGAGAAGTTTGCAGACCTTTGGAGAGTGGCTATCTATGTTATTGCTTTCGTGTTGTTGGGATTACACCTTGCTCACGGTTTCCAGTCTTCATTCCAGTCTATCGGTGCAAGACATCCAAAATATACTCCGGTAATTAAGGCTGTTGGAAAATGGTATTCTATCCTTATTCCTGCAGGATTTATTTTTATCGCAATTTTTCACTTTGTAACTCAATAA
- a CDS encoding ComEC/Rec2 family competence protein, producing the protein MSIFVSFISFDSYTFFILNKQPFLILVICFILGIFFQDRFSLDEHFIHLISGFCGFILISIFFRSFIFHMIKPYILGCMFFGIGVVLHFCNSFDPRNISVEKKETIIFKISKKLNSNEKNRKYEARIQAGRENFRAIIYIRKNEKELDFHHYYKSVAYISKPESPKYDFQFDYALYLHRKNIQYQCYVNKEILPAERDDLSVSEKFSQKRLQVIQNIDKVKMSAHTREFLKGIILADRTEMDAQTVQDFNRSGLVHFLAISGTHIVAIFGLFYFLLIKILPLKLRKYAVISSLVFIWLFTVFIGFGSSVVRSSIMLSVYFTYVLLQRKQDLLHSLSLSAFMILIFDTQQLFDIGFQLSFLAVLGIFWLNQPILNRLPKQNNRFKKIIFNTFSISISAQLATLPLVLYYFHQFSVFSIAANFFIVPFSEIIIVFSFLMTALVAFKLDFEILNTVYDFIIQFLLKVIHWFAGFEVLFFEHIPMNLIEVLSLFTIVYMVKFTILKVNHRNSARLVMSIFTFLFLRLGFNLYEKQKTEILVHSINKHVVFSVKKGNRACFWMDEREDKKKVLQFIIAPYAASRRLGKTELKTFPAATEKIVFDGEIYQVK; encoded by the coding sequence TTGTCAATTTTTGTATCATTCATTAGTTTTGACTCATACACATTTTTTATATTGAATAAACAGCCTTTTCTAATTTTAGTTATCTGCTTTATCTTGGGGATATTTTTTCAGGATCGGTTTTCTTTGGATGAACATTTTATTCACTTAATAAGTGGCTTTTGCGGGTTTATTCTGATTTCAATATTTTTCAGGTCTTTCATTTTCCATATGATAAAACCGTATATATTGGGATGTATGTTCTTCGGCATCGGGGTAGTTCTACATTTTTGCAATTCATTTGATCCACGGAATATTTCGGTGGAGAAAAAGGAAACCATTATTTTTAAGATCTCCAAAAAGCTTAATTCTAACGAGAAAAACAGGAAATATGAAGCAAGAATTCAGGCTGGAAGGGAAAATTTTAGGGCCATAATTTATATTCGTAAAAATGAGAAGGAATTGGATTTTCATCATTACTATAAATCTGTAGCCTATATTTCAAAGCCGGAATCTCCGAAATATGATTTTCAGTTCGATTATGCTCTCTATCTTCATCGAAAAAATATTCAATATCAATGTTATGTCAATAAGGAAATTCTTCCCGCCGAGAGAGACGATTTAAGTGTAAGTGAAAAATTTTCTCAAAAAAGATTACAAGTTATTCAGAATATTGACAAAGTAAAAATGTCGGCTCATACAAGAGAATTTTTAAAAGGAATTATTCTTGCTGACCGAACGGAAATGGATGCACAAACGGTTCAGGATTTTAACAGATCCGGGTTGGTGCATTTTTTGGCGATTTCAGGCACTCATATCGTTGCCATCTTTGGGTTGTTCTACTTTTTATTAATTAAAATTTTACCTCTGAAGCTTAGGAAATATGCGGTTATTTCAAGTCTGGTTTTCATCTGGCTTTTTACTGTGTTTATTGGTTTTGGAAGTTCCGTCGTTCGTTCCTCTATTATGCTGAGCGTTTATTTTACCTATGTTTTGCTCCAAAGAAAACAGGATTTGCTGCATTCCTTATCATTGTCTGCTTTTATGATCTTAATTTTTGATACTCAGCAGCTTTTTGATATAGGCTTTCAGTTGAGTTTTTTGGCGGTTCTCGGAATTTTTTGGCTCAACCAGCCCATTTTAAATCGTTTGCCCAAGCAGAACAATAGGTTTAAGAAAATAATTTTTAATACCTTCTCCATTTCTATATCAGCACAACTGGCAACACTTCCTTTGGTTTTATATTATTTTCATCAGTTTTCTGTCTTTTCGATTGCGGCGAACTTTTTCATTGTTCCATTTTCAGAAATCATTATTGTATTTTCATTTTTAATGACTGCTCTGGTAGCTTTTAAACTTGATTTTGAAATTTTAAATACGGTGTATGATTTTATTATTCAGTTTTTATTGAAAGTCATCCATTGGTTTGCTGGTTTTGAAGTGTTATTTTTTGAGCATATTCCCATGAATTTAATAGAAGTTTTGTCACTCTTTACTATTGTTTATATGGTGAAATTCACGATATTAAAAGTAAACCATAGAAATTCTGCGAGATTGGTAATGTCGATTTTTACTTTTCTTTTCTTACGGTTGGGTTTCAATTTATATGAAAAACAAAAGACGGAAATTTTAGTCCATAGCATTAACAAACACGTTGTTTTTTCGGTGAAAAAAGGAAATAGAGCTTGCTTCTGGATGGACGAAAGAGAGGATAAAAAGAAAGTTCTACAGTTTATTATTGCTCCTTATGCTGCATCAAGGCGATTGGGTAAAACAGAATTGAAAACCTTTCCTGCAGCGACTGAAAAGATTGTTTTTGATGGTGAAATTTATCAGGTGAAGTAA
- the lpxB gene encoding lipid-A-disaccharide synthase gives MKYYIIAGEASGDLHGSNLMKALKEKDSNAEFRFWGGDLMQQQGGTLVKHYRDLAFMGFLEVAMNLRTILNNIKICKEDIKNNQPDVLILVDYPGFNLRIAKFAKELGIKVVYYISPQLWAWKEGRVEIIKKYVDEMMVILPFEEDFYKKHGVHSHFVGHPLLDAISTLQDLSIEDFKAEHQLNEKEIIALLPGSRKQEVEKMLDMMLSVRSYFKQYQFVIAGAPSLPKEFYQKYVDDNVHFVSNKTYDLLRCSKAALVTSGTATLETALLNVPEVVCYRGSKVSYAIAKRLVKNIKYISLVNLIMDREVVKELIQSDLNTANLVEELKKILETDKRNDVLKEYTLLRDKLGGKGASENAADVILKV, from the coding sequence ATGAAATACTATATCATCGCAGGGGAAGCTTCCGGAGATTTGCATGGAAGCAATTTAATGAAAGCTTTAAAAGAAAAAGATTCCAACGCAGAGTTTAGATTTTGGGGTGGAGACCTGATGCAGCAGCAAGGCGGTACTTTGGTGAAACACTATCGGGACTTAGCTTTTATGGGTTTTTTGGAAGTGGCGATGAATCTGAGAACAATTTTAAATAATATTAAAATCTGTAAAGAGGATATTAAAAATAACCAGCCAGACGTATTGATTTTAGTAGATTATCCGGGATTTAATTTGCGGATTGCAAAATTTGCCAAAGAATTAGGTATTAAAGTGGTCTATTATATTTCTCCTCAGCTTTGGGCATGGAAAGAGGGCAGGGTAGAGATCATTAAAAAATATGTGGATGAAATGATGGTGATCCTCCCATTTGAGGAAGATTTTTATAAAAAACATGGCGTTCATTCGCATTTTGTGGGGCATCCGTTGTTGGATGCAATCTCAACTTTGCAGGATCTCAGTATTGAAGATTTTAAAGCAGAACATCAATTAAATGAAAAAGAGATTATTGCTCTTTTACCGGGTTCCAGAAAACAGGAGGTTGAAAAAATGTTGGATATGATGCTTTCAGTGAGGTCGTATTTCAAACAATATCAGTTTGTTATTGCTGGAGCTCCCAGCCTTCCGAAAGAATTTTATCAGAAATATGTGGATGATAACGTACATTTTGTTTCCAATAAAACGTATGATCTGTTAAGGTGTTCAAAAGCAGCATTGGTAACGTCAGGAACGGCAACACTGGAGACGGCTTTACTGAATGTTCCGGAAGTGGTTTGCTACCGAGGGAGTAAAGTTTCTTATGCTATTGCTAAAAGATTGGTTAAAAATATTAAATATATCTCTTTGGTGAATTTAATCATGGACCGGGAAGTGGTGAAAGAATTAATTCAAAGCGATTTGAATACAGCTAATTTAGTTGAAGAACTGAAAAAAATTCTCGAAACAGATAAAAGAAATGATGTTTTAAAGGAATACACATTGCTGCGAGATAAATTGGGTGGTAAAGGAGCCAGTGAAAATGCTGCAGACGTGATTTTGAAAGTTTAA
- a CDS encoding DUF2480 family protein — protein sequence MSEEFEIKNKVAASGLINFDLTDLVPKGARKGIDLKDFLFMEMILKEKDFREKVAAIDVEEYRDSYVYIYNSADAIVPLWAYFLITAKLTEVTKKIVFGNKEDLEVVLMHQAIQSYDFDEMIGKRVLVKGCSDKEIPNNAYIELVEQLQPIVKSLMFGEACSNVPILKN from the coding sequence ATGTCAGAAGAATTTGAAATAAAAAATAAAGTTGCTGCAAGCGGACTGATCAACTTTGACCTTACTGATTTGGTTCCTAAAGGAGCAAGAAAAGGGATCGATCTTAAAGATTTTCTTTTTATGGAAATGATTTTAAAAGAAAAAGATTTTCGCGAAAAAGTAGCAGCCATTGACGTTGAAGAATACAGAGACAGCTACGTTTATATTTATAACTCGGCAGATGCTATTGTTCCTCTCTGGGCATATTTTCTAATCACGGCTAAACTTACGGAAGTTACTAAAAAAATTGTTTTTGGAAATAAAGAAGATCTGGAAGTCGTTCTGATGCACCAAGCTATTCAAAGCTACGATTTTGATGAAATGATCGGCAAAAGAGTATTGGTAAAGGGTTGCTCAGACAAAGAAATTCCAAACAATGCTTATATCGAACTGGTAGAACAACTACAGCCTATCGTAAAATCTTTGATGTTTGGAGAGGCATGTTCTAATGTTCCTATTTTGAAAAATTAA
- a CDS encoding DUF937 domain-containing protein, which produces MSLIDLLTGNTGNQVADQAESKFGISRNQIIALLAVAAPLIISYLRKKSQDTKEAEALNNALDKDHDGSILDDVSQADARQDEGNSILSHVFGNDKQNVENQLSQNTGISIDKIGPILAMLAPVIMGYIGKEKQQNNVGAGGLGDLLGGILGNASNQAQGQQSSPLNDILGSVLGSGNSQSSGNPLNDILGNVLGSGGGGNGNPKQQSGGGLGDLLGGIFGK; this is translated from the coding sequence ATGAGTTTAATCGACTTACTGACAGGAAATACAGGCAATCAGGTGGCTGATCAGGCTGAAAGTAAATTCGGCATCAGTAGAAATCAAATTATTGCTTTATTGGCCGTGGCCGCACCTTTGATCATTTCTTATCTCAGAAAAAAATCTCAGGATACCAAAGAAGCAGAAGCTTTGAATAACGCACTGGATAAAGATCATGACGGAAGTATTTTAGATGATGTTTCGCAAGCTGACGCAAGACAGGATGAAGGAAATTCTATTTTGAGCCATGTTTTCGGAAATGACAAACAAAATGTAGAAAACCAGCTTTCTCAAAATACAGGAATTTCCATAGATAAAATCGGACCTATACTGGCCATGCTTGCTCCCGTAATTATGGGATATATTGGTAAAGAAAAGCAACAAAATAATGTGGGCGCCGGAGGTTTAGGAGATTTGTTAGGCGGAATTCTTGGAAATGCTTCTAACCAGGCACAAGGACAACAATCAAGTCCATTAAATGATATTTTAGGAAGTGTTCTTGGCAGTGGAAACTCTCAATCTTCAGGTAATCCTTTGAATGATATTCTAGGCAATGTGCTTGGAAGCGGTGGCGGTGGGAACGGCAACCCCAAACAACAAAGCGGAGGTGGATTAGGTGATTTGCTGGGTGGAATATTCGGAAAATAA
- a CDS encoding 30S ribosomal protein THX encodes MGKGDKKSRRGKINNGSYGKRRPKKNSKSFENSEDKSKK; translated from the coding sequence ATGGGAAAAGGAGACAAAAAATCAAGAAGAGGAAAGATCAACAACGGAAGTTACGGTAAAAGAAGACCGAAAAAAAACTCAAAATCCTTTGAAAATTCGGAAGATAAGTCTAAAAAGTAA
- a CDS encoding ankyrin repeat domain-containing protein, which translates to MKKIISTTLVFGFCVFANFLFAQQISKDQMTAFQSDNVESFKTAFPKEDYNKCIGVKENSYTLLSYSIKYEKNNIFNYMLNNGADVNKECDHQTPLMVAARYGKAEMGKVLLKKGANKNAKNSKGETAKDFSAKYKHPEFATVLK; encoded by the coding sequence ATGAAAAAAATAATCTCTACGACCTTAGTGTTCGGATTCTGTGTTTTTGCCAACTTCCTTTTTGCACAGCAAATTTCTAAAGACCAGATGACTGCTTTTCAATCTGACAATGTAGAATCTTTTAAGACAGCCTTCCCTAAAGAAGATTATAACAAATGTATAGGCGTAAAAGAAAACAGCTATACCCTTTTATCATACAGCATAAAATATGAGAAAAACAATATTTTCAATTACATGCTGAATAATGGAGCAGATGTAAACAAAGAATGTGATCATCAAACTCCATTAATGGTTGCCGCGAGATACGGAAAAGCTGAAATGGGAAAAGTTTTATTGAAAAAAGGAGCCAATAAAAATGCTAAAAACAGTAAAGGAGAAACTGCAAAAGATTTTTCAGCAAAATATAAACATCCTGAATTTGCAACAGTTTTAAAATAA
- the aspS gene encoding aspartate--tRNA ligase — MFRSHTNGELSLQHLNEEVTLSGWVQTIRDKGFMIWIDLRDRYGITQLYFNQDISSTEMIENVKKLGREFVIQVTGKVIERTSKNPNIPTGDIEILVEKLTVLNESILPPFEIEDKLDVSEELRMKYRYLDIRRNPVKDKLIFRHKMAQKVRNYLSEEGFIEVETPVLIKSTPEGARDFVVPSRMNPGQFYALPQSPQTFKQLLMVGGMDKYFQIVKCFRDEDLRADRQPEFTQIDCEMAFVEQEDVMNVFEGMTKTLIKDITGQEFGTFPRMTFADAMQKYGNDKPDIRFGMEFVELNDLVKGKDFKIFDEAELVVGINVEGCADYTRKQIDELVDWVKRPQIGASGMVWAKFQNDGVKTSSVNKFYNEEDLAKIIEKFGAKEGDLMLILSGNEHKVRTQLSALRMELGNRLGLRKGDVFAPLWVVDFPLLEFDEESGRYHAMHHPFTSPKPEDIHLLETDPGKARANAYDMVLNGNEIGGGSIRIFDKGLQSKMFDLLGFSKEEAEAQFGFLMNAFKYGAPPHGGLAFGFDRLVAILDGNEVIRDYIAFPKNNSGRDVMIDAPSSIADEQLDELELQLNLKA; from the coding sequence ATGTTTCGATCGCACACAAACGGAGAATTATCTCTTCAACATCTTAATGAAGAAGTTACACTTTCAGGATGGGTACAAACCATTCGTGATAAAGGATTTATGATTTGGATAGATCTTCGAGATCGTTACGGAATTACTCAATTATATTTCAATCAAGATATTTCTTCAACGGAAATGATTGAAAATGTAAAAAAATTGGGACGTGAATTTGTGATTCAGGTGACAGGAAAAGTAATTGAAAGAACAAGTAAAAATCCCAATATTCCGACAGGCGATATTGAAATTTTAGTTGAAAAATTAACGGTTCTTAATGAATCTATTCTTCCACCATTTGAAATTGAAGATAAGCTTGATGTAAGTGAAGAGTTAAGAATGAAATACCGTTACTTGGATATCAGAAGAAATCCGGTAAAAGATAAATTGATCTTCCGTCACAAAATGGCGCAGAAAGTGAGAAATTATCTTTCAGAGGAAGGATTTATCGAAGTTGAAACTCCGGTTTTAATTAAATCTACACCGGAAGGAGCAAGAGATTTCGTGGTTCCTAGCAGAATGAATCCGGGACAGTTTTACGCTTTGCCGCAATCTCCACAAACTTTCAAACAATTGTTAATGGTAGGCGGAATGGATAAATATTTCCAGATTGTAAAATGTTTCCGTGATGAGGATTTAAGAGCCGACAGACAACCGGAATTTACACAAATCGACTGTGAAATGGCTTTCGTAGAGCAGGAAGACGTGATGAATGTTTTTGAAGGAATGACGAAAACGTTGATTAAAGATATTACAGGTCAGGAATTCGGAACTTTCCCAAGAATGACATTTGCTGATGCAATGCAGAAATACGGAAACGACAAACCGGATATCCGTTTCGGGATGGAATTCGTGGAACTGAACGATTTAGTAAAAGGAAAAGATTTCAAAATATTTGATGAAGCAGAACTGGTTGTCGGAATCAATGTTGAAGGATGTGCAGATTATACAAGAAAACAAATCGATGAGCTTGTTGATTGGGTAAAAAGACCTCAAATCGGAGCTTCAGGAATGGTTTGGGCTAAATTCCAGAATGACGGGGTAAAAACTTCTTCGGTAAATAAATTCTACAACGAGGAAGATTTAGCAAAAATTATCGAAAAATTCGGAGCTAAAGAAGGCGATTTAATGTTGATTCTTTCCGGAAACGAGCACAAAGTAAGAACTCAGCTTTCTGCGTTGAGAATGGAGCTTGGAAACCGTTTAGGATTGAGAAAAGGTGACGTATTCGCACCCCTTTGGGTTGTTGACTTCCCGTTATTGGAATTTGATGAAGAAAGCGGACGTTATCACGCAATGCACCACCCTTTCACCTCTCCAAAGCCTGAAGATATTCATTTGTTGGAGACAGACCCAGGAAAAGCAAGAGCCAACGCGTACGACATGGTATTGAACGGAAACGAAATCGGCGGAGGTTCTATCAGAATTTTTGATAAAGGTCTTCAGTCTAAAATGTTTGATTTGCTAGGATTCTCAAAAGAAGAAGCCGAAGCACAGTTCGGATTCCTGATGAACGCATTCAAATACGGAGCTCCGCCTCACGGTGGTTTAGCTTTCGGGTTTGACCGTTTGGTAGCTATTCTAGATGGAAACGAAGTAATTAGAGATTATATCGCATTCCCTAAAAATAATTCGGGACGTGATGTAATGATCGATGCGCCTTCTTCGATTGCTGATGAGCAGCTTGATGAATTAGAATTACAATTGAATTTAAAAGCATAA
- a CDS encoding SDR family NAD(P)-dependent oxidoreductase, which produces MNQNTSKTVLILGANSDVAKQSIKQYIQKGLSVIAASRNTQSLEEFVQDNNLIEKVRILSFDSVDFDSHQKFYDELPIKPHIVVYAAGFLVDNEKALKDFKGTQQMMLVNYMGAVSILNIIATDTDNKNLERIIGLSSLSGVRGRKSNFVYGSTKAAFTTYLAGLRQELASRNIQVNALVIGYIRTKINEGLQLNESLMMEPDYVAKYIVNAGNSFTIVPNFKWKMIYLILKMLPESLVAKLP; this is translated from the coding sequence ATGAATCAAAACACAAGCAAAACCGTTCTCATTTTAGGGGCAAATTCCGATGTAGCCAAACAAAGTATCAAACAATACATTCAGAAAGGATTGTCTGTCATTGCAGCTTCCCGAAATACACAATCTTTGGAAGAATTTGTTCAGGATAACAATCTTATTGAAAAAGTAAGAATTCTATCATTCGATTCGGTTGATTTTGATTCTCACCAAAAATTTTACGATGAACTTCCTATAAAACCTCATATTGTCGTTTATGCTGCAGGATTTTTAGTAGACAATGAAAAAGCGTTGAAAGATTTCAAAGGCACCCAGCAAATGATGTTGGTAAACTATATGGGCGCTGTTTCTATTCTGAATATTATTGCGACAGATACAGACAATAAAAATTTAGAAAGAATTATCGGGTTATCTTCTCTTTCTGGAGTAAGAGGTCGAAAAAGTAATTTCGTTTACGGAAGTACAAAGGCAGCTTTTACTACGTATCTGGCTGGTTTAAGACAGGAATTAGCTTCAAGAAATATACAAGTGAATGCTTTGGTCATTGGCTATATCCGAACAAAAATAAATGAAGGATTACAATTGAATGAATCTTTAATGATGGAACCAGATTATGTAGCAAAATATATTGTAAATGCTGGGAATTCTTTTACGATCGTGCCGAATTTCAAATGGAAAATGATTTATTTGATTTTGAAAATGTTGCCGGAGAGTTTGGTGGCGAAGTTGCCGTAA
- the yajC gene encoding preprotein translocase subunit YajC, which produces MNTLSIFLQATPQGGNSSMMLIMMGVMFVGFYFLMIRPQMKKQKQEKNFQETLKVGTRVVLTSGLHGRIAQVQDDGFVIETLSGKLKFEKAAVSREFTETRFGDKAKAAEKTAEKAADKKEIETEKK; this is translated from the coding sequence ATGAATACGTTATCAATCTTTTTACAGGCAACGCCTCAGGGAGGAAATTCTTCCATGATGCTGATCATGATGGGGGTAATGTTTGTAGGGTTTTATTTCTTAATGATAAGACCGCAAATGAAAAAGCAGAAGCAGGAGAAAAACTTTCAGGAAACATTGAAAGTGGGAACCAGAGTAGTTCTTACTTCAGGTCTTCACGGAAGAATTGCTCAGGTTCAGGATGATGGTTTCGTAATTGAAACTTTATCAGGAAAACTGAAATTCGAAAAAGCGGCTGTTTCAAGAGAATTTACAGAAACACGTTTTGGAGATAAAGCAAAAGCTGCTGAAAAAACGGCAGAAAAGGCTGCTGACAAAAAAGAAATAGAAACTGAGAAGAAGTAA
- a CDS encoding DUF1573 domain-containing protein, translating to MKKTLSIIALSIIGFGLVSCKKENTEAQGADAVATDSTAATATPADSAVAPVSADATAAAPVSNQPSTSIALSESNFDFGNIKKGDKVEHVYEVTNTGTNPLVISEVKPGCGCTAPDFTKDPILPGKKGKITLHFDSSNFDGNVSKFADVYANVEKAPIKLTFTANIQP from the coding sequence ATGAAAAAGACGTTATCAATTATCGCCTTATCTATCATAGGCTTTGGTTTAGTTTCTTGTAAAAAAGAAAACACAGAAGCTCAGGGTGCTGATGCTGTCGCTACAGATTCTACGGCTGCAACTGCAACTCCTGCTGATTCTGCTGTGGCTCCTGTATCTGCTGATGCAACGGCTGCGGCTCCAGTTTCTAACCAGCCATCTACTTCAATCGCGCTTTCTGAAAGCAACTTCGATTTTGGAAACATCAAAAAAGGAGACAAAGTAGAGCACGTATATGAAGTAACAAATACAGGAACAAATCCTTTGGTAATTTCTGAAGTAAAGCCTGGATGCGGATGTACGGCTCCTGATTTCACAAAAGACCCGATTTTGCCAGGTAAAAAAGGAAAAATCACTCTACATTTCGATTCTTCAAATTTCGACGGAAACGTGAGCAAATTTGCTGATGTTTACGCAAATGTAGAAAAAGCGCCTATTAAATTAACATTCACTGCGAATATTCAACCATAA
- a CDS encoding transcription antitermination protein NusB — MLGRRQIREKVVQTVYSYYQNPVKFDVLEKNMFAGIEKIYHLYIYQLNFLVSLKELAEHQIEIGKNKYIKSDADVNPNQKFINNQVLIKLEENPERLFFTGQHKQLKWDLHDDLLVKTFQRMTAGKRYQDFMKEEGYSFEDDQKFIGKLFLRYIAENDDFHDYLGDKELSWYDDIHIANSMVQKTIGFLKEDEESRTLIKMIKDEEDKTFAMKLLRNTLDSWETNEKKLAERLENWDLERVSLMDKVILSTAIAELDNFPFTPSRVIINEYIEVAKVFATDRSNIFINGILDKYCKDLNRI; from the coding sequence ATGTTAGGAAGACGACAAATCCGTGAAAAAGTAGTACAGACTGTGTATTCTTATTACCAGAATCCTGTAAAGTTTGATGTTTTAGAGAAAAACATGTTTGCCGGAATAGAGAAAATCTATCATCTCTATATCTACCAGCTAAATTTCTTGGTTTCTCTTAAAGAATTGGCTGAACACCAAATTGAGATTGGAAAGAATAAGTATATTAAAAGTGATGCTGATGTAAACCCGAACCAGAAATTCATCAACAATCAGGTATTAATTAAACTTGAGGAAAACCCTGAGAGATTATTTTTTACCGGACAGCACAAGCAGTTGAAATGGGATTTGCATGATGATCTGTTGGTGAAAACCTTCCAGAGAATGACAGCAGGAAAGCGTTATCAGGATTTCATGAAAGAAGAAGGATATTCTTTTGAAGATGATCAAAAATTTATCGGAAAATTATTCTTAAGATATATTGCCGAGAATGATGATTTCCATGATTATCTTGGTGATAAAGAACTTTCTTGGTACGATGATATTCACATCGCGAATTCTATGGTTCAAAAAACAATCGGTTTCCTGAAAGAAGATGAAGAAAGCAGAACTTTAATTAAAATGATTAAAGATGAAGAAGATAAAACTTTCGCAATGAAACTTCTTAGAAATACCCTAGACAGCTGGGAAACTAACGAAAAAAAGCTTGCTGAAAGATTAGAAAACTGGGATCTGGAAAGAGTTTCTTTAATGGATAAAGTAATCTTATCAACGGCGATCGCGGAGCTGGACAACTTCCCTTTTACCCCTTCAAGAGTTATTATTAATGAATATATTGAGGTTGCTAAAGTATTTGCAACAGACCGTTCGAATATCTTCATCAACGGTATTTTAGATAAATATTGTAAAGATTTAAATAGAATATAA